A region from the Acyrthosiphon pisum isolate AL4f chromosome A1, pea_aphid_22Mar2018_4r6ur, whole genome shotgun sequence genome encodes:
- the LOC100575821 gene encoding uncharacterized protein LOC100575821: MNKEYIIKDSLTTLVIAIADHQQTPNESYVGTCLDKVNNVFKPQWMKNQDDILCLFQVCLEISPTDINLVVKCCKLLCKVLPKLSIGEENLLKNIISWTLSCIFHFKACVQHSEQINEILNFYVCTIQTFRNLNINNNKIISNVMALLLQVLEKIENKSEDPLKNIDALTYIMFLDATVVIIKDYDHINTIGIYIIKFMEQSINQKNYMQSYGQEALKYGLQILSQLIDQSKQWTHDNFNKLLPIVLVYLRYGLIFDPSKFPNDLQPSPIVQWENPSRLDIVPTINMTNKRRQKKKRITESKNKVPKFVTISVDDEVLMDVRDSDFSEDEPCTSNIIGHITLDIRLLAAQIMKKMFTIVEKKMLLGYLYTIVDGPMNIQNCLISEVGNSVREPSSRVRATIITAITSIFNGSKIFFAQAQYREKKGAFTTWSETLADYMITMHNTLLKDFNMETHSVRLVLLHCFSTVISNTPYTRLNKSLLKSVLDAILAYTKCEPCDNYLRIGVFRCLSSVFNSELPEFEKELLIEKRTEIVNLCLYLFKETKLFLESDQDNTQMIVRRQCWQILNSYCYHYHGLIENRMLINIAIEDMKYTKQTLLRKNILSCLKQMSAVSEGDDYKSARLEKWKLIFRKLIPPMFEEKDPQTLPILIESLSTIGSDLFNELEDELIDSYCDELHMFVACEDQNIQSAAIATLGTLIKYEKLSKNPIYIRNTIDGLLYVSSVNKVNSVQEKLAWTLNCLSEILVDNWDLYEIEDEKLLCLAKAALSTLDRKPCRACGTRALGLLLSLIDHTDVTGQQFGPLYEDSINILINIANGNDSMKNRWNSCNSLGVLYQTNSIQKLPETLKNNVFNTLSTLIINCCNFKVRHVACSSLMYNRRDLYGNNYSKMWHRLFDAFENAQNLPHICEYKHQQKLINQLCASFCNLCNLLEPSDISGLTYLFDSRLHVIQNEMGKFCNSNDIPNYSEMLAATHNHLHNILKTKQITSKQEEIVNSLLNMFDNH; the protein is encoded by the exons atgaacaaagaatatattataaaagactCGTTGACAACTTTGGTGATAGCCATTGCAGATCACCAACAAACGCCTAATGAAAGTTATGTGGGCACTTGCTTGGATAAAGTTAATAATGTGTTCAAACCCCAATGGATGAAAAATCAA gatGACATCCTATGTTTATTTCAAGTATGCCTAGAGATTAGTCCTACAGATATCAATCTAGTAGTTAAATGCTGTAAATTGTTGTGCAAAGTATTACCAAAACTCAGCATTGGCGaagaaaatcttttaaaaaatataatttcttggACACTATcgtgtatttttcattttaaagccTGTGTACAACATTCAGAACAAATCAatgaaattcttaatttttatgtctgtACTATTCAAACCTTTAGAAActtaaacattaacaataataaa ataatttctAATGTAATGGCTTTATTACTTCAAGtattagaaaaaattgaaaacaaatctGAAGATCCACTGAAAAATATTGACGCACTAACATACATAATGTTTCTTGATGCAACTGTAGTTATTATAAAAGATTATGATCACATAAATACTATTGGAAtctacataattaaatttatggaACAGTCAATAAATCAAAAGAATTATATGCAATCATATGGTCAAGAA GCTTTAAAATATGGATTACAAATTTTGTCACAACTTATTGATCAGTCTAAACAATGGACTCATGATAACTTTAACAAATTGCTACCAATTGTTTTGGTATATTTAAGGTATGGTTTGATTTTTGATCCATCAAAATTTCCTAACGATTTGCAACCTTCTCCTATCGTGCAATGGGAAAATCCTTCAAGACTAGATATAGTACCTACG ATTAATATGACGAATAAACGacgtcaaaaaaaaaagagaattaCAGAATCCAAAAATAAAGTACCAAAATTTGTTACCATTTCAGTAGATGATGAAGTGTTGATGGATGTAAGGGATTCAGATTTTTCTGAAGATGAACCATGTACATCTAATATTATCGGACATATAACATTAGATATACGGTTGTTGGCAgcacaaataatgaaaaaaatgtttacc ATAgttgagaaaaaaatgttgttaggGTATTTGTACACAATTGTTGATGGTCCCATGAacattcaaaattgtttgatttcCGAAGTAGGAAATTCAGTACGAGAACCTTCTTCTAGAGTACGCGCAACTATTATAACTGCTATCACATCTATTTTTAAtggatcaaaaatattttttgcgcaagctcaatatag agagAAAAAAGGTGCATTTACAACATGGTCTGAAACTCTTGCTGATTATATGATTACAATGCATAATACATTGTTAAAAGATTTTAATATGGAAACGCATAGTGTCCGTCTTGTACTTTTACATTGTTTTTCTACTGTGATTTCTAATACCCCATATACAAGGTTGAATAAAAGTCTTCTTAAATCAGTATTAGACGCTATACTTGCTTATACTAAATGTGAACCATGTG acAATTATCTAAGAATAGGAGTCTTCCGCTGTCTGTCCTCTGTTTTCAATTCGGAACTTCCAGAATTTGAAAAAGAATTATTGATAGAAAAAAGAAcagaaattgtaaatttatgtttatacttatttaaa GAAACTAAGTTATTTCTAGAAAGTGACCAAGACAATACACAAATGATTGTGAGACGTCAATGTTGGCAAATATTAAATAGCTACTGTTATCATTATCATGGTTTGATTGAAAATAGAATGTTAATTAACATTGCAATCGAAGACATGAAATACACTAAACAAACCTTAttgcgtaaaaatattttgtcatgctTAAAACAAATGTCTGCGGTGTCGGAAG ggGATGATTATAAATCTGCCAGGTTAGAGAAATGGAAGTTGATATTTCGAAAATTAATACCACCAATGTTTGAAGAAAAAGATCCACAAACACTGCCCATTCTTATTGAAAGCCTATCAACAATTGGATCAGATTTATTTAATGAGCTcgaa GATGAATTAATTGATTCGTACTGTGATGAGTTACATATGTTTGTTGCCTGTGAAGATCAAAATATCCAATCTGCTGCAATAGCAACATTAGGTACACTAATCAAGTATGAAAAACTATCAAAA aaTCCGATTTATATAAGAAACACTATTGATGGTTTGCTTTATGTTTCATcagtaaataaagtaaattcaGTTCAAGAAAAACTAGCATGGACATTAAACTGCTTATCTGAAATCTTGGTAGACAATTG ggATTTGTATGAAATTGaagatgaaaaattattatgcttGGCCAAAGCGGCACTATCAACACTTGATCGTAAACCG tgtaGAGCTTGTGGTACTAGGGCATTAGGTCTCTTACTGTCATTAATTGACCACACTGATGTTACCGGACAGCAATTTGGCCCTTTATATGAAGACTCCATAAATATCTTAATTAATATTGCCAATGGAAATGATAGTATGAAA AATCGTTGGAATAGTTGTAATTCTCTAGGTGTCCTCTATCAAACCAACTCGATTCAAAAGTTACCAGAAACATTAAAG aACAATGTGTTCAATACATTatctacattaattataaactgCTGTAACTTTAAAGTCAGGCATGTGGCTTGTTCATCTTTAATGTATAATCGTCGAGATCTATATGGTAATAATTACTCTAAAATGTGGCACAGGCTGTTTGATGCTTTTGAAAATGCACAAAATTTACCTCATATTTGTGAATACAAACATCAACAAAAACTCATAAATCAG CTTTGTGCATCGTTTTGCAATTTGTGTAATTTGCTTGAGCCTTCAGACATTAGTGGTTTAACATACTTGTTTGACTCTCGGCTACACGTAATCCAGAATGAGATGGGAAAATTTTGTAATTCTAACGACATTCCAAATTATTCCGAAATGTTAGCAGCAACACATAaccatttgcataatatattgaaaaccaAACAAATCACATCTAAACAAGAAGAAATTGTAAACAGCTTATTGAATATGTTTGATAATCATTAA